The Candidatus Rokuibacteriota bacterium sequence CGGCAGGCGGACTGAGGAGGCGAGCGAGGAATGGCCAAGGCGAAATTCGATCGGTCGAAGCCGCACGTGAACATTGGGACGATTGGGCACATCGATCACGGCAAGACGACGCTGACGTCCGCGATCACGAAGGTGCTGCACACGAAGTTCACGGGGGTGGCGGTGCGGGAC is a genomic window containing:
- a CDS encoding GTP-binding protein; translated protein: MAKAKFDRSKPHVNIGTIGHIDHGKTTLTSAITKVLHTKFTGVAVRD